Genomic segment of Pseudomonadota bacterium:
CCAAAGCCCGTGCGCATAGGAGGTGCATTGATCGCGGCGCCACGTTGGCGGTTACCGAAATCACACCTTGCCCGCCGCGCACGATAAACTCCATCGCCGTCGCATCATCACCGCTTACGATCATGAAGCCGTCCCCGCAATGCTCGCGCAATGACGCCACCCGGCCGAGATCGGCGGTCGCTTCCTTGATACCGATAATGTTGCGGATCCGGGACAGGCGGCCGGCGGTCGCGGGCACTAAGTCGCACGCGGTCCGTCCCGGCACGTTATAAAGAATTTGCGGGATCGCAACGGCCTCGGCCACGGACTTGTGGTGCAGGAAAAGCCCTTCCTGCGTCGGCTTATTGTAGTAGGGGGTGACCAGCAGGCAGGCATCGGCGCCCGCTTCGCGCGCGAACGCGGTCAACCGAATGGCCTCGGTCGTCGAATTGGCGCCCGTTCCGGCGATCACCGGAATGCGCTTGTTGACCTGCCGCACCACCTGGCGAATCACCTCGCAATGCTCTTTCTCGTCGAGCGTGGCCGACTCCCCGGTCGTG
This window contains:
- the dapA gene encoding 4-hydroxy-tetrahydrodipicolinate synthase, which encodes MLQGSMVAMVTPMETGISPDVPIDWNALQELVEFQIAEGSNAIVAVGTTGESATLDEKEHCEVIRQVVRQVNKRIPVIAGTGANSTTEAIRLTAFAREAGADACLLVTPYYNKPTQEGLFLHHKSVAEAVAIPQILYNVPGRTACDLVPATAGRLSRIRNIIGIKEATADLGRVASLREHCGDGFMIVSGDDATAMEFIVRGGQGVISVTANVAPRSMHLLCARALAGDRRGAETLNATLEGLHRELFSESNPIPAKWVLNQMGLVKKGIRLPLTWLAEAYHGQMRAAMAQAGLANAASS